Proteins from one Streptomyces sp. NBC_00289 genomic window:
- a CDS encoding metal ABC transporter substrate-binding protein: MNVRRLIPATAAAAATALGLATLSACSTESAAANTDKFDVVASFYPMAFLAERIGGSHVHVASLTQPGQEPHDLEISAKQRVQLEQSDAVLYLKNLQPSVDDAVSQSGVRTKVDAASLTTLEKHGNEVGGHSAAHDSGENTELSGLDPHIWLDPVRYAQVATGVGKAFEKADPKHAADYRKNTAALVKKLDRLNTQFADGLRNTGSKVFITTHAAFGYLAERYGLTEEAINGLDPESEPSAARVRDLERMAKADGVSTVFYETLVSDKTAKTVAKDADLKTDVLDPIEGITSKSRGTDYFSVQEANLKALQTALGTK, from the coding sequence ATGAACGTACGACGACTCATACCCGCGACCGCGGCAGCGGCGGCCACCGCCCTCGGCCTCGCCACCCTCTCCGCCTGCTCCACCGAGAGCGCCGCCGCGAACACGGACAAGTTCGACGTCGTCGCGTCGTTCTACCCGATGGCCTTCCTCGCCGAGCGGATCGGCGGGAGCCACGTCCACGTCGCCAGCCTCACCCAGCCCGGCCAGGAACCGCACGACCTCGAGATCAGCGCCAAGCAGCGCGTGCAGCTCGAGCAGTCCGACGCCGTCCTGTATCTGAAGAACCTCCAGCCCTCCGTCGACGACGCGGTCTCGCAGTCCGGCGTGAGGACGAAGGTCGACGCCGCCTCCCTCACCACGCTCGAGAAGCACGGCAACGAGGTCGGCGGCCACTCCGCCGCGCACGACAGCGGCGAGAACACGGAACTGTCCGGCCTCGACCCCCACATCTGGCTCGACCCGGTGCGCTACGCCCAGGTCGCCACGGGCGTCGGCAAGGCCTTCGAGAAGGCGGACCCGAAGCACGCCGCCGACTACCGGAAGAACACCGCGGCCCTGGTCAAGAAGCTCGACCGGCTCAACACGCAGTTCGCGGACGGCCTGAGGAACACCGGGTCCAAGGTCTTCATCACCACCCACGCCGCCTTCGGCTACCTCGCCGAGCGCTACGGCCTCACCGAGGAGGCCATCAACGGCCTCGACCCCGAGTCCGAGCCCAGCGCCGCGCGCGTACGGGACCTTGAGAGGATGGCCAAGGCCGACGGCGTCTCCACGGTGTTCTACGAGACCCTCGTCAGCGACAAGACCGCGAAGACCGTCGCCAAGGACGCGGACCTGAAGACGGACGTCCTCGACCCGATCGAGGGCATCACGTCCAAGTCCCGGGGCACGGACTACTTCTCGGTCCAGGAAGCCAACCTCAAGGCGCTGCAGACGGCCCTGGGAACCAAGTGA
- a CDS encoding Fur family transcriptional regulator: MTTAGPPVKGRSTRQRAAVAAALDEVDEFRSAQELHDMLKHKGDSVGLTTVYRTLQNLADAGEVDVLRTSDGESVYRRCSTGDHHHHLVCRVCGKAVEVEGPAVETWAESIAAEHGYVNVAHTVEIFGTCSDCATAATAG; the protein is encoded by the coding sequence GTGACGACCGCTGGACCGCCCGTGAAGGGCCGCTCCACCCGGCAGCGGGCTGCCGTCGCGGCGGCCCTCGACGAGGTGGACGAGTTCCGCAGTGCCCAGGAACTGCACGACATGCTCAAGCACAAGGGCGACTCCGTCGGCCTCACCACGGTCTACCGCACGCTCCAGAACCTCGCCGACGCCGGCGAGGTCGACGTCCTGCGCACGTCCGACGGCGAGTCCGTCTACCGCCGCTGCTCCACCGGTGACCACCATCACCACCTGGTCTGCCGCGTCTGCGGCAAGGCCGTCGAGGTCGAGGGCCCGGCCGTGGAGACGTGGGCCGAGTCCATCGCCGCCGAACACGGCTATGTGAACGTGGCCCACACGGTGGAGATCTTCGGGACCTGCTCCGACTGCGCGACCGCCGCCACGGCCGGCTGA
- a CDS encoding metal ABC transporter permease yields MTFLDFPFMQRALVAAVLVGITAPAVGIYLVQRRQALLGDGIGHVAMTGVGLGFLLSTSPVWMATAVSVLGAVLMELIRWYGRTRGDIALAMLFYGGMAGGVMLINLAPGGSNANLMSYLFGSLTTVSESDVTAISLLAGFVMLVTLGLRRQLFAVSQDEEFARVTGLPVRALNLLTAVTAAVTVTVAMRVVGLLLVSALMVVPVAAAQQLTRSFAATFAVAVAIGVTVTISGTVTSYYHYVPPGATIVLLAIAAFFVLTVLATPLARRRARALAAAQPAGDPTECTIPAGRAADGKVGV; encoded by the coding sequence ATGACCTTCCTCGACTTCCCCTTCATGCAGCGGGCGCTGGTCGCCGCCGTCCTGGTCGGCATCACCGCCCCCGCCGTCGGCATCTACCTCGTGCAGCGCCGCCAGGCCCTGCTGGGCGACGGCATCGGCCATGTCGCGATGACCGGCGTCGGCCTCGGCTTCCTGCTCTCCACCTCCCCGGTGTGGATGGCGACCGCCGTCTCGGTGCTCGGCGCCGTCCTGATGGAGCTGATCCGCTGGTACGGCAGGACACGGGGCGACATCGCCCTCGCGATGCTCTTCTACGGCGGCATGGCCGGCGGCGTGATGCTCATCAACCTCGCGCCGGGCGGCTCCAACGCCAACCTCATGTCGTACCTCTTCGGCTCCCTCACGACCGTCTCGGAGTCGGACGTGACGGCGATCAGCCTGCTCGCGGGATTCGTGATGCTGGTCACCCTGGGCCTGCGCCGCCAGCTCTTCGCGGTTAGCCAGGACGAGGAGTTCGCCCGGGTCACGGGCCTGCCGGTGCGCGCGCTCAACCTGCTGACCGCGGTCACGGCGGCGGTCACGGTGACGGTCGCGATGCGGGTCGTCGGGCTGCTCCTGGTCTCCGCGCTGATGGTGGTCCCGGTGGCCGCCGCCCAGCAGCTCACCCGCAGCTTCGCGGCGACCTTCGCCGTCGCGGTGGCGATCGGCGTGACCGTGACCATCAGCGGCACCGTCACGTCGTACTACCACTACGTGCCGCCCGGTGCGACGATCGTGCTGTTGGCCATCGCCGCGTTCTTCGTGCTCACGGTCCTCGCCACCCCGCTGGCCCGGCGCCGCGCGCGTGCGCTGGCCGCCGCACAGCCCGCCGGGGATCCCACGGAGTGCACGATTCCGGCCGGCCGGGCAGCCGACGGCAAGGTCGGCGTCTGA
- a CDS encoding TetR family transcriptional regulator has product MAPSETLTADRILEATEEVLRRHGPAKATVVDVARALGVSHGSVYRHFRTKAALREAVTKRWLDRTSETLSAITADESRAPETRLRDWLAALFDAKRRKAGDDPELFATYMVLTGETGEVVGEHLADLTGQLTRIIEAGVASGVFTAPHPRTTAGAVFQATGRFHDPGYHRLWERPGAQEDFTALVDLLLRGLRAQGQG; this is encoded by the coding sequence ATGGCACCCAGCGAGACCCTGACCGCCGACCGCATCCTCGAAGCGACCGAGGAGGTGCTGCGCCGCCACGGCCCGGCCAAGGCCACCGTGGTCGACGTGGCCCGCGCGCTCGGCGTCAGCCATGGCAGCGTCTACCGGCACTTCCGGACCAAGGCGGCGCTGCGGGAGGCGGTCACGAAGCGCTGGCTGGACCGGACGTCCGAGACGCTTTCCGCCATCACCGCCGACGAGTCACGGGCCCCGGAGACCCGGCTGCGTGACTGGCTCGCGGCGCTCTTCGACGCCAAGCGCCGCAAGGCGGGCGACGACCCCGAGCTGTTCGCCACGTACATGGTGCTGACCGGGGAGACCGGCGAGGTGGTCGGCGAGCACCTCGCCGACCTGACCGGTCAGCTGACCCGGATCATCGAGGCGGGAGTCGCGTCCGGCGTCTTCACGGCCCCCCACCCGCGGACCACCGCCGGCGCCGTCTTCCAGGCCACCGGCCGCTTCCACGACCCCGGCTACCACCGCCTGTGGGAGCGGCCGGGCGCGCAGGAGGACTTCACGGCGCTGGTGGACCTGCTGCTGCGAGGGCTGCGGGCCCAGGGTCAGGGCTGA
- a CDS encoding isoprenyl transferase, whose amino-acid sequence MAVRGILGRRRREYKTPDPHPSGARPPKLPGELVPEHVAIVMDGNGRWAKQRGLPRTEGHKVGAEQVLDVLQGAVEMGVRNISLYAFSTENWKRSPDEVRFLMNFNRDFIRKSRDQLDELGIRVRWVGRMPKLWKSVAKELQIAQEQTKDNDRLTLYFCMNYGGRAEIADAAQALAEDVKAGRLDPSKVDEKTLAKYLYYPDMPDVDLFLRPSGEQRTSNYLLWQSAYAEMVFQDVLWPDFDRRDLWRACVEFASRDRRFGGATPNEVLLSLEGGQATP is encoded by the coding sequence ATGGCTGTACGCGGGATCCTGGGGCGCCGGCGCCGCGAGTACAAGACGCCGGATCCGCATCCGTCCGGTGCTCGCCCGCCGAAGCTCCCGGGTGAGCTGGTCCCCGAACACGTGGCGATCGTCATGGACGGAAACGGCCGCTGGGCCAAGCAGCGCGGGCTGCCGCGCACCGAGGGGCACAAGGTCGGCGCCGAGCAGGTTCTCGACGTGCTGCAGGGCGCGGTCGAGATGGGTGTGCGGAACATCTCGCTGTACGCCTTCTCCACCGAGAACTGGAAGCGCTCGCCCGACGAGGTCCGCTTCCTGATGAACTTCAACCGCGACTTCATCCGCAAGAGCCGTGACCAGCTCGACGAGCTCGGCATTCGCGTGCGCTGGGTGGGCCGGATGCCCAAGCTGTGGAAGTCGGTCGCCAAGGAGCTCCAGATCGCCCAGGAGCAGACCAAGGACAACGACCGTCTGACCCTGTACTTCTGCATGAACTACGGCGGCCGGGCGGAGATCGCGGACGCGGCGCAGGCCCTCGCGGAGGATGTGAAGGCGGGCCGCCTGGACCCCTCGAAGGTCGACGAGAAGACCCTCGCGAAGTACCTGTACTACCCGGACATGCCGGACGTCGACCTGTTCCTGCGGCCGAGCGGCGAGCAGCGCACCTCCAACTACCTGCTCTGGCAGAGCGCGTACGCGGAGATGGTCTTCCAGGACGTGCTGTGGCCGGACTTCGACCGCCGTGACCTGTGGCGGGCGTGCGTGGAGTTCGCGTCCCGGGACCGCCGCTTCGGCGGCGCCACGCCGAACGAGGTGCTGTTGTCCCTGGAAGGCGGGCAGGCCACCCCGTAG
- a CDS encoding metal ABC transporter ATP-binding protein, producing the protein MGEPVISLRGVRAELGSRPVLRGIDLTVHPGEVVALLGANGSGKSTAVRSVIGQVPVSAGEIELFGTPRRRFRDWRRVGYVPQRTTAAGGVPATVTEIVSSGRLSAARFGMLRKADHAAVRRALELVGMADRAKDSVNALSGGQHQRVLIARALAAEPELLIMDEPMAGVDLASQEVLAGTLREQVAAGTSVLLVLHELGPLEPLIDRAVVLRDGCVVHDGPPPRAVGQHALPGHDHVHPHAPAGTEPIRTGLLS; encoded by the coding sequence ATGGGCGAGCCCGTCATATCGCTGCGCGGGGTACGCGCCGAGCTGGGCTCGCGCCCCGTCCTGCGCGGCATCGACCTCACGGTGCACCCCGGCGAGGTCGTCGCGCTGCTCGGCGCGAACGGCTCCGGCAAGTCGACCGCCGTGCGCAGCGTCATCGGCCAGGTCCCGGTCAGCGCCGGTGAGATCGAGCTGTTCGGCACCCCGCGCCGCCGCTTCCGCGACTGGCGGCGCGTGGGCTACGTACCGCAGCGCACGACGGCCGCGGGCGGGGTGCCCGCCACGGTCACCGAGATCGTCTCCTCCGGCCGGCTGTCCGCCGCCCGCTTCGGCATGCTGCGCAAGGCCGACCACGCGGCCGTACGGCGGGCCCTGGAGCTCGTCGGTATGGCCGACCGGGCCAAGGACTCCGTGAACGCCCTCTCCGGCGGACAGCACCAGCGTGTCCTGATCGCCCGCGCGCTCGCCGCCGAGCCCGAACTGCTGATCATGGACGAGCCGATGGCCGGCGTCGACCTGGCCAGCCAGGAGGTGCTCGCCGGGACGCTGCGCGAACAGGTCGCCGCCGGCACGTCGGTTCTGCTCGTCCTGCACGAACTGGGCCCCCTGGAGCCGCTGATCGACCGGGCGGTCGTCCTGCGCGACGGCTGCGTGGTGCACGACGGCCCGCCCCCGCGAGCGGTCGGCCAGCACGCGCTGCCCGGCCACGACCACGTCCACCCGCACGCGCCCGCGGGCACCGAACCGATCCGCACGGGACTGCTGAGCTGA
- a CDS encoding SCO2521 family protein, protein MGAPGETARPVLACGEVRTCLLPCRDAVSAAVAERLLTLRADERVRVSQRPNLHAVSPEVLTGVDCRLPTGNRGKVRAVGTVAARASLTEGRVLQATAYFSAPAAGPDRRRPWGYYLTRPGQLLPVGRLAETVVADALLTERWQPGADELDIGSIAEGLLSTISRKHRLLDYDAPLTSATTSLRWAALPAADGRGARLERFTVAADGVRLVRLRVPNGTEPAAVARLAEDFALHDWLLTTVVDKLDGIRLGSADGAGTLKVLGPLVDHLLHLWMPRTRLDRSLGVLWDVLEEEPGFSRQWQTLVQRVRDQLALHAATARRELLSAGP, encoded by the coding sequence ATGGGCGCCCCGGGGGAGACGGCACGCCCGGTGCTGGCCTGCGGCGAGGTGCGCACGTGTCTGCTGCCGTGCCGTGACGCCGTGAGCGCGGCGGTGGCCGAGCGGCTGCTCACCCTGCGCGCCGACGAACGCGTCCGCGTCTCCCAGCGCCCCAACCTCCACGCCGTCTCGCCCGAGGTCCTCACGGGCGTCGACTGCCGGCTGCCCACCGGCAACCGGGGCAAGGTCCGCGCGGTCGGTACGGTGGCGGCCCGCGCGAGCCTCACCGAGGGCCGGGTGCTCCAGGCGACGGCGTACTTCTCCGCACCGGCCGCCGGCCCGGACCGCCGCCGGCCCTGGGGCTACTACCTGACCCGGCCCGGCCAACTGCTGCCGGTCGGCAGGCTGGCCGAAACAGTCGTCGCCGATGCCTTGCTGACGGAGCGTTGGCAGCCGGGCGCCGACGAGCTCGACATCGGCTCGATCGCCGAAGGGCTCCTCTCGACGATCTCCCGCAAACACCGACTCCTCGACTACGACGCCCCCCTCACGTCCGCCACCACCAGCCTGCGGTGGGCCGCGCTACCCGCGGCGGACGGCCGGGGAGCGCGGCTGGAACGCTTCACCGTGGCCGCCGACGGCGTACGCCTTGTGCGACTGAGGGTGCCGAACGGCACCGAACCCGCGGCGGTGGCCCGGCTCGCCGAGGATTTCGCCCTGCACGACTGGTTGTTGACGACGGTCGTGGACAAACTGGACGGCATCAGGCTCGGGTCCGCGGACGGGGCCGGGACGCTCAAGGTGCTGGGCCCGCTCGTCGATCATCTGCTGCACCTGTGGATGCCGAGGACCCGGCTGGACCGGTCGCTGGGCGTCCTGTGGGACGTACTCGAAGAGGAACCCGGCTTCAGCCGACAGTGGCAGACCTTGGTACAGCGCGTCCGTGACCAGCTGGCCCTGCACGCCGCGACGGCGCGGCGCGAGCTCCTGTCGGCGGGGCCCTGA
- a CDS encoding glycine--tRNA ligase, with the protein MAADKIDTIVSLSKRRGFVFPCSEIYGGQKAAWDYGPLGVELKENLKRQWWRYMVTSREDVVGIDSSVILAPEVWVASGHVATFSDPLTECTSCHKRFRADHLEEAYEAKHHRLPENGLADVNCPNCGNKGQFTEPKQFSGLLSTHLGPTQDTGSVAYLRPETAQGIFTNFAQVQTTSRRKPPFGIAQMGKSFRNEITPGNFIFRTREFEQMEMEFFVKPGEDEKWQEYWMEQRWNWYTGLGLREENMRWYDHPKEKLSHYSKRTADIEYRFQFGGNEWGELEGVANRTDFDLSAHAKASGQDLSYFDQEAGERWTPYVIEPAAGVGRAMLAFLLDAYIEDEAPNAKGKLEKRTVLRLDHRLAPVKVAVLPLSRNPELSPKAKGLASALRQNWNIEFDDAGAIGRRYRRQDEIGTPYCVTVDFDTLDDNAVTVRERDTMKQERVSLDQIEGYLAGRLLGA; encoded by the coding sequence GTGGCCGCCGACAAGATCGACACCATCGTCAGCCTGAGCAAGCGCCGTGGCTTCGTATTCCCCTGCAGTGAGATCTACGGTGGCCAGAAGGCCGCCTGGGACTACGGACCGCTCGGTGTCGAGCTCAAGGAGAACCTGAAGCGCCAGTGGTGGCGCTACATGGTGACGTCGCGCGAGGACGTGGTCGGCATCGACTCGTCCGTGATCCTGGCCCCCGAGGTATGGGTCGCCTCCGGTCACGTCGCCACCTTCTCCGACCCGCTCACCGAGTGCACCTCCTGCCACAAGCGGTTCCGCGCGGACCACCTGGAAGAGGCGTACGAGGCCAAGCACCACCGCCTGCCGGAGAACGGCCTGGCGGACGTGAACTGCCCCAACTGCGGCAACAAGGGCCAGTTCACCGAGCCCAAGCAGTTCTCGGGCCTGCTGTCCACCCACCTCGGCCCGACGCAGGACACCGGCTCCGTCGCCTACCTGCGCCCCGAGACCGCCCAGGGCATCTTCACCAACTTCGCCCAGGTGCAGACCACTTCGCGCCGCAAGCCGCCGTTCGGAATCGCCCAGATGGGCAAGTCGTTCCGCAACGAGATCACGCCCGGCAACTTCATCTTCCGCACCCGCGAGTTCGAGCAGATGGAGATGGAGTTCTTCGTCAAGCCGGGCGAGGACGAGAAGTGGCAGGAGTACTGGATGGAGCAGCGCTGGAACTGGTACACCGGCCTGGGCCTGCGCGAGGAGAACATGCGGTGGTACGACCACCCCAAGGAGAAGCTCTCCCACTACTCCAAGCGCACCGCTGACATCGAGTACCGCTTCCAGTTCGGCGGCAACGAGTGGGGTGAGCTGGAGGGCGTCGCCAACCGCACCGACTTCGACCTCTCCGCCCACGCCAAGGCCTCCGGCCAGGACCTCTCCTACTTCGACCAGGAGGCCGGCGAGCGCTGGACGCCGTACGTCATCGAGCCCGCGGCCGGTGTCGGCCGCGCGATGCTGGCGTTCCTGCTCGACGCCTACATCGAGGACGAGGCGCCGAACGCCAAGGGCAAGCTGGAGAAGCGCACGGTGCTGCGCCTCGACCACCGCCTGGCCCCGGTGAAGGTCGCGGTCCTGCCGCTGTCCCGCAACCCGGAGCTGTCCCCGAAGGCCAAGGGCCTGGCCTCCGCGCTGCGTCAGAACTGGAACATCGAGTTCGACGACGCCGGCGCCATCGGCCGCCGCTACCGCCGTCAGGACGAGATCGGCACGCCGTACTGCGTGACGGTCGACTTCGACACCCTCGACGACAACGCGGTGACGGTGCGCGAGCGCGACACGATGAAGCAGGAGCGGGTCTCCCTCGACCAGATCGAGGGCTACCTGGCCGGACGCCTGCTGGGCGCCTAG
- the recO gene encoding DNA repair protein RecO: MSLFRDDGIVLRTQKLGEADRIITLLTRGHGRVRAVARGVRRTKSKFGARLEPFSHVDVQFFARGSELIGRGLPLCTQSETIAPYGGGIVSDYGRYTAGTAMLETAERFTDHEGEPAVQQYLLLVGALRTLARGEHASHLVLDAFLLRSLAVNGYAPSFGDCAKCGLPGPNRFFSVASGGSVCVDCRVPGSVVPSPRTLELLGALLTGDWENADACEARYVREGSGLVSAYLHWHMERGLRSLRYVEK, encoded by the coding sequence ATGAGTCTGTTCCGCGACGACGGCATCGTGCTGCGCACCCAGAAGCTGGGTGAGGCGGACCGGATCATCACTCTGCTCACGCGCGGGCACGGGCGGGTACGCGCGGTGGCGCGCGGGGTGCGGCGCACCAAGTCCAAGTTCGGGGCCCGCCTGGAGCCCTTCTCGCACGTCGACGTGCAGTTCTTCGCGCGGGGGAGCGAGCTGATCGGGCGCGGCCTGCCGCTGTGTACGCAGAGCGAGACCATCGCGCCGTACGGCGGCGGGATCGTCAGCGACTACGGCCGCTACACCGCCGGCACCGCCATGCTCGAGACGGCGGAGCGGTTCACGGATCACGAGGGGGAGCCGGCGGTGCAGCAGTACCTGCTGCTCGTCGGCGCCCTGCGCACCCTCGCCCGCGGCGAGCACGCCTCGCATCTCGTTCTGGACGCCTTCCTGCTGCGGTCTCTCGCCGTCAACGGCTACGCCCCGAGCTTCGGCGACTGCGCGAAGTGCGGGCTGCCGGGGCCGAACCGGTTCTTCTCCGTCGCCTCGGGCGGCTCCGTCTGCGTCGACTGCCGGGTGCCCGGCAGCGTCGTACCCTCGCCGCGGACCCTCGAACTGCTCGGTGCGCTGCTTACGGGAGACTGGGAGAACGCGGACGCGTGCGAGGCACGGTACGTCCGCGAGGGGAGCGGGCTGGTGTCCGCGTATCTGCACTGGCACATGGAGCGCGGACTGCGTTCGCTGCGCTACGTGGAGAAGTAG
- a CDS encoding DUF6879 family protein produces the protein MNPPIPPRNNTAPTGRSERDRDDGARSLLQKLLITVVTGGVAYVLTNVISPSQDDLWRVVVSVLFGGAILIVQFMITFAHQLGELRDVVEQRFVDIGRATKLFNEVEQLRDDGVPRLAEHATKVVAMGPTILHEFAHQEIDRLAGYMYNFANLHAKSPGENHDWLLTLTRCARTSVDAISTSVDRDFWSSEPAGRYLEAQSEAVERGVRVRRLHVVKSPEEIALLDQLREEQRGIGIDVRVVALPQLPMYAQRGKMIDFILFDGALSYEITADQMNVPSWTTVDATQKEVQERLKRFTELWNISDVSPNGLPDSLRAATNPPDSGD, from the coding sequence ATGAATCCACCGATACCGCCGCGCAACAACACCGCTCCTACGGGCAGAAGTGAGCGGGACAGAGACGACGGCGCACGGTCGCTGCTCCAGAAGCTCCTGATCACCGTGGTGACGGGTGGCGTGGCCTATGTGCTGACGAACGTGATCTCCCCGTCCCAGGACGACCTGTGGCGGGTGGTCGTGTCCGTGCTCTTCGGCGGTGCGATCCTGATCGTCCAGTTCATGATCACCTTCGCGCACCAGCTCGGTGAGCTGAGGGACGTGGTCGAGCAGCGCTTCGTCGACATCGGCCGGGCGACCAAGCTCTTCAACGAGGTGGAGCAACTGCGCGACGACGGGGTGCCCCGGCTGGCCGAGCACGCCACGAAAGTGGTCGCCATGGGGCCGACGATCCTGCACGAGTTCGCGCACCAGGAGATCGACCGGCTCGCCGGCTACATGTACAACTTCGCCAACCTGCACGCCAAGTCGCCCGGTGAGAACCACGACTGGCTGCTGACCCTCACCCGGTGCGCCCGGACCTCCGTGGACGCCATCAGCACCTCCGTCGACCGGGACTTCTGGAGCAGCGAGCCCGCGGGCCGCTATCTGGAGGCGCAGAGCGAGGCGGTCGAGCGCGGGGTCCGGGTGCGCCGGCTGCACGTGGTGAAGAGCCCCGAGGAGATCGCACTGCTGGACCAACTCCGCGAGGAGCAGCGGGGGATCGGCATCGACGTGCGGGTCGTGGCCCTGCCCCAACTGCCGATGTACGCCCAGCGGGGCAAGATGATCGACTTCATCCTCTTCGACGGAGCGCTCTCCTACGAGATCACCGCGGACCAGATGAACGTGCCCTCGTGGACGACGGTGGACGCCACCCAGAAGGAAGTGCAGGAGCGGCTGAAGCGCTTCACCGAGCTGTGGAACATCAGCGACGTCAGCCCGAACGGCTTACCCGACTCGCTCCGCGCGGCGACCAACCCGCCGGATTCGGGCGACTAG
- a CDS encoding aldo/keto reductase, producing MTTRTRTLGTTGPQVSALGLGCMGMSALYGDADRAESIATIHAALEAGVTLLDTGDFYGMGHNELLIGEALRTAPAAHREQALTSVKFGALRAPDGSWSGYDGRPAAVRNFAAYSLQRLGVDHIDVYRIARLDPDVPIEETVGAIAELVEQGYVRHIGLSEVGAETIRRAAATAPIADLQIEYALISRGIEAEILPTTRELGIGITAYGVLSRGLISGHFTRDRQLGADDFRTHSPRFQGDNLRHNLDLVEALRKVAEGKGVSVAQIAIAWVLSRGEDIVPLIGARSRERLAESLGALDVTLDADDLTAIEEAVPADAAAGDRYAPAAMAHLDSER from the coding sequence ATGACCACACGCACGCGCACCCTCGGCACCACCGGCCCCCAGGTCTCCGCCCTCGGCCTCGGCTGCATGGGCATGTCCGCGCTGTACGGCGACGCGGACCGGGCCGAGTCCATCGCCACTATCCATGCCGCCCTGGAGGCGGGCGTGACGCTGCTGGACACCGGCGACTTCTACGGCATGGGCCACAACGAACTGCTGATCGGCGAAGCCCTGCGCACCGCCCCCGCCGCCCACCGTGAACAGGCCCTCACCAGCGTCAAGTTCGGCGCCCTGCGCGCCCCGGACGGCAGCTGGTCGGGCTACGACGGCCGCCCCGCCGCCGTGCGGAACTTCGCCGCCTACTCCCTCCAGCGCCTCGGCGTCGACCACATCGACGTCTACCGCATCGCCCGGCTCGACCCGGACGTCCCCATCGAGGAGACGGTCGGAGCCATCGCCGAGCTGGTCGAGCAGGGGTACGTCCGGCACATCGGCCTCAGCGAGGTCGGCGCCGAGACGATCCGCCGGGCCGCCGCCACCGCGCCGATCGCCGACCTCCAGATCGAGTACGCCCTCATCTCGCGCGGCATCGAGGCCGAGATCCTGCCCACCACCCGCGAACTGGGCATCGGCATCACCGCCTACGGCGTCCTGTCCCGCGGCCTGATCTCCGGCCACTTCACCCGCGACCGGCAGCTCGGCGCCGACGACTTCCGCACCCACTCGCCCCGCTTCCAGGGCGACAACCTGCGGCACAACCTCGACCTCGTCGAGGCGCTGCGCAAGGTCGCCGAGGGGAAGGGCGTCAGTGTCGCGCAGATCGCGATCGCCTGGGTGCTGTCCCGCGGCGAGGACATCGTGCCGCTGATCGGCGCCCGCAGCCGGGAGCGGCTCGCGGAGTCGCTGGGCGCGCTGGACGTCACGCTGGACGCGGACGACCTCACCGCGATCGAGGAAGCGGTCCCGGCCGACGCGGCCGCCGGCGACCGCTACGCGCCCGCGGCCATGGCCCACCTCGACAGCGAGCGCTGA